In a genomic window of Fusobacterium sp.:
- a CDS encoding phage tail tube protein: MNLKLLIGEQLDEKTMATSFTAYQNATEINLTPNFGKTDSEAFTGSAYKGKSFVSTAGATGNISFELTLETLKNLLPAFGYTVVVGTDPITEATITDIAKANTSGKIEKYYTLIEQNLEDNEERILTGCQLNNVTLDISQGAYCKLTADVVGYAYEYKDSITHTGTPIGDIDKLLTCITSNIEMGSTDVSAETQSVSIAINNNLEQKYGLGNRNATKITRNGFIESNATVTLNAYNKAKFKEGIEALMANDKVLLTIKMAENFNTGAGIVFIKIPNMNVTSVEMTDKNAGGGMTQNMDISYDITAGTPMSYLFGTLK, translated from the coding sequence TCAAAATGCAACTGAGATAAATCTTACACCAAACTTTGGAAAAACAGATTCTGAAGCATTTACAGGATCAGCATACAAAGGAAAATCTTTTGTATCTACAGCAGGAGCTACAGGAAATATTTCATTTGAACTAACTTTAGAAACATTAAAAAATTTATTACCAGCTTTTGGATATACTGTTGTAGTTGGAACTGATCCAATAACAGAAGCTACAATAACTGATATAGCTAAAGCAAATACAAGTGGAAAAATAGAAAAATATTATACACTTATAGAACAAAATTTAGAAGATAATGAAGAAAGAATACTAACAGGATGTCAATTAAATAACGTAACACTGGATATATCACAAGGGGCATACTGTAAACTTACAGCTGATGTTGTTGGATATGCTTATGAATATAAAGACAGTATAACTCATACTGGAACTCCTATTGGAGATATAGATAAACTATTAACATGTATAACTTCTAATATTGAAATGGGAAGTACAGATGTTTCAGCAGAAACTCAAAGTGTTTCAATAGCTATAAATAATAATCTTGAACAAAAATATGGACTAGGTAATAGAAATGCTACTAAAATTACAAGAAATGGATTTATAGAGTCAAATGCAACAGTAACTTTAAATGCATATAATAAAGCTAAATTTAAAGAGGGAATTGAAGCACTTATGGCAAATGATAAAGTTTTATTGACAATAAAAATGGCAGAAAATTTTAATACAGGAGCAGGAATAGTATTTATAAAAATTCCTAATATGAATGTAACATCAGTGGAAATGACTGATAAAAATGCTGGCGGAGGAATGACACAAAATATGGATATATCATATGATATAACAGCAGGAACACCTATGTCATATCTGTTTGGAACTTTAAAATAA